Within the Flavobacterium sp. N502536 genome, the region AAATGGCGAAAACAGGTTGTTTGTACTCATAGTAATTTACAAATTAGATTGAATTAATTTACTGAGTGCTTCAAAGGCACCTTCGTTGCGTTTATAATAAGTCCATTGCCCAACACGTTTGGCCTCGATAAAACCAGCGCGCTGTAAAATAGACAGGTATTCGGATACTGTGGATTGGGTTAGTCCGGCTTTGGCCTGTATTTGGCCCACACAAACTCCATGTTCAAATCCGGAGTGCTGGAGCTGATCCGGAAAGTTAATTTCGGGCTCTTTTAGCCATTCCAGCATTTGTAATCTGGACTTGTTTGACAATGCTTTAAAAATTTCTATCGCTTCCATGCAGCAAATATATCGACTTTTCCCGATATACCAATTTAAAGAAAGTTATTTAGCATAATTTTAAGAACAGGGGAGGTAATTTGCAGCAGAAGTATTTATATTTGTTTTGACTTATGATCGTATTTTCTTAGCCCGGGATTACAGAATTTATAATAGAAGATGTTCAGTGATTCTTGGGTTTTGGAGAGACTTTTTAAAGAGAATAACCCCAAATTTATCCATAATGATTATGAAAAAAACACTACTTATTCTAGGTTTCCTATGCTGTGTTGCCACGAGTTCTAAAGCTCAGGTTGTAGGAACTGATGTTGGAGACATTGCTCCGGAAATTGACCTACCGGATGCAAAAGGAAATAATGTTGCACTTTCTTCTTTAAGAGGAGAATTTGTTTTAGTTGACTTTTGGGCATCGTGGTGTGGCCCTTGTATCAAAGAGCAGCCTGAATTGCTAAAATTGTACAACACCTATTCCGGCAAGTTTTCGATTTACAGCGTTTCTATGGACACGAAAAAAGCACTTTGGCTGGGAGCCATTGCCAAACAAAAATTGACATGGACACAGGTGAGTGACTTAAAATACTGGAGTTCTCCTGCCGCGAGCGATTATATGCTTCAAGCGGTGCCTTTAAACTTTCTGATTGATAAAAACGGAATCATACTGGCAAAAAACATTCATGGAAATGCGTTGAATGAAATGTTGAAAAGCTTACTTACTGCTCAGTAAAAATAGAAGCTTTGAGAATAGTATTGTTTGGAGAAAGAATATGCGGAAAGAATATAAAATGGATTGAATGGAATCAAAGTTAAGTATAGCTGAATTTAGAGCAAGATTAAAAAACAATACTGAAATTGGTTCTTTGAAAGTAAAATTCAGTCCCTTGAGAATATTTCCGAGATTTGGCGAATTAAAGCCTTTTTATGGTCTTTTTGATGATAAAAGTTTTCGTTTGACCATAAATTCGGCAACATCTCCTACCTGTTTTGTTGTAAAAGGAAGCTACAAAAATGTTGATAACAGACTTAAAGTAGCTTATACGATTGAGCCAAATAGTAAAATTCAATTGTTCTGGGTGAAATATTCACCTCTAGTTGCTATAATTGCAATTAACTTGTTTTTTGTTCTATTTGCAAAAGGGCTTAGGAGAGCTTCTACTATTGTGAATTTGTTTTTACTTTTTACCATTTTCTATTCCAGATGGAAAGAAGAAAGA harbors:
- a CDS encoding TlpA family protein disulfide reductase, with product MKKTLLILGFLCCVATSSKAQVVGTDVGDIAPEIDLPDAKGNNVALSSLRGEFVLVDFWASWCGPCIKEQPELLKLYNTYSGKFSIYSVSMDTKKALWLGAIAKQKLTWTQVSDLKYWSSPAASDYMLQAVPLNFLIDKNGIILAKNIHGNALNEMLKSLLTAQ
- a CDS encoding ArsR/SmtB family transcription factor; the encoded protein is MEAIEIFKALSNKSRLQMLEWLKEPEINFPDQLQHSGFEHGVCVGQIQAKAGLTQSTVSEYLSILQRAGFIEAKRVGQWTYYKRNEGAFEALSKLIQSNL